A genomic window from Acidobacteriota bacterium includes:
- a CDS encoding slipin family protein produces MMLQVLGPGLGIAVFFGIFVIFKWINILNEYERGVIFRLGRVLEEPKGPGFVFVFWPVDRMVKISLRTVVHDIPPQDVITRDNVSVKVNAVVYFRVMNPVKAVVEVENYVYATSQLAQTTLRSVLGEVELDDLLTKREELNVRLQSIIDEHSDPWGVKVSMVEVKHVDLPPDMQRAMARQAEAEREKRAKIIHAEGELVASTKLAEAAAVMSKNPISVQLRYMQTLSEISTENASTIVFPMPIDFFEGFTVTPNRKE; encoded by the coding sequence ATGATGTTGCAGGTTCTCGGACCCGGACTCGGGATCGCCGTATTCTTCGGCATTTTCGTGATATTCAAGTGGATCAACATCCTCAACGAGTATGAACGGGGTGTGATCTTCCGGCTCGGGCGGGTGCTTGAGGAACCCAAGGGGCCCGGATTCGTGTTCGTCTTCTGGCCGGTTGACCGGATGGTCAAGATCAGCCTGCGAACGGTCGTACACGACATTCCGCCGCAGGACGTAATCACTCGCGACAACGTGTCGGTCAAGGTCAATGCTGTTGTCTACTTCCGAGTGATGAACCCGGTCAAGGCGGTGGTGGAGGTCGAGAACTACGTCTACGCGACCTCCCAGCTTGCCCAGACTACCTTGCGCTCGGTGCTCGGCGAGGTGGAGCTCGATGACCTGCTGACCAAGCGCGAGGAGCTGAACGTTCGTTTGCAGTCGATAATCGACGAACACTCTGACCCGTGGGGAGTCAAGGTCTCGATGGTCGAGGTCAAACACGTCGATCTGCCCCCGGATATGCAACGCGCGATGGCCAGGCAGGCCGAGGCGGAGCGCGAGAAGCGGGCCAAGATCATCCATGCCGAAGGCGAGCTTGTCGCGTCGACCAAGCTGGCGGAAGCGGCGGCCGTGATGTCGAAGAACCCGATCTCGGTCCAGCTGCGGTATATGCAGACGCTCTCGGAGATCTCCACCGAAAACGCCTCGACGATCGTCTTCCCGATGCCGATCGACTTTTTTGAAGGCTTCACGGTGACGCCAAATAGGAAAGAGTGA
- a CDS encoding nodulation protein NfeD translates to MRCPLRWSVAMLTMLVFAAPAWSAEIVRLRVEDTIQPASQQFIERGLAEAVERDASLVVLELDTPGGLVDTTRDITTAITTCSVPVVVFVNPPGARAASAGFFILLSADVAAMAPGTNTGAAHPVGGQGENLPEDVRDKVTNDAAAMVRSLAEHRGRNPETAEKTVLESISLTAEEALEEGLIDLIADDIHDLLEQLDGLEIERFDGETETLATSGTQMVEIEPSFAERLFSVLANPNIAYLLMALGALGLYVEITHPGGILPGVVGVIFLLLGLYSVSVLPVSWAGIALIFVAMMLFILEVKVTSYGLLTVGGVISFVLGSLMLFDGPIPDMRVSLGVVLPTAVVVAILTGFLLTRVLRAHRARPLTGREGLVGNVGRAISELTPNGKVAVHGEYWDGRSVGEAIAAGSKVRVVRVHDRVIDVVAVGDDEEGSG, encoded by the coding sequence ATGCGATGCCCCCTGCGATGGTCCGTAGCGATGCTGACGATGCTGGTGTTCGCGGCTCCGGCGTGGAGCGCGGAGATCGTCCGCCTGAGGGTCGAGGACACGATCCAGCCGGCGTCACAACAGTTCATCGAACGGGGATTGGCCGAAGCCGTCGAACGAGATGCTTCGCTGGTCGTGCTAGAGCTCGATACGCCTGGTGGGTTGGTCGACACCACGCGGGATATCACGACCGCGATCACGACCTGTTCGGTGCCGGTGGTCGTCTTTGTCAATCCGCCGGGCGCCCGCGCTGCGTCGGCCGGCTTTTTTATTCTGCTGTCGGCAGACGTGGCGGCGATGGCTCCGGGCACCAACACCGGTGCTGCACATCCGGTCGGTGGGCAGGGGGAGAATCTGCCGGAGGACGTTCGCGACAAGGTGACCAATGACGCCGCGGCGATGGTGCGTTCGCTTGCCGAGCATCGCGGACGCAATCCGGAAACCGCCGAGAAGACGGTCCTTGAAAGCATTTCGCTGACCGCCGAGGAAGCGCTCGAAGAGGGGTTGATCGACCTAATCGCAGACGATATCCACGATCTGCTGGAACAGCTCGACGGTCTGGAGATCGAACGATTCGACGGAGAAACGGAAACTCTCGCAACGAGTGGGACGCAGATGGTTGAAATCGAACCGAGCTTTGCCGAACGTCTTTTCTCGGTTCTCGCCAACCCCAACATCGCATACCTGCTGATGGCGCTGGGTGCGCTCGGCCTTTACGTCGAGATCACCCATCCGGGTGGCATCCTGCCGGGGGTGGTGGGTGTGATCTTCCTGCTGCTCGGCCTGTACTCGGTGTCTGTATTGCCGGTGAGCTGGGCGGGCATCGCGTTGATCTTCGTGGCCATGATGCTCTTCATCCTGGAGGTGAAGGTGACCAGCTACGGACTGCTAACGGTGGGCGGTGTGATCTCATTCGTGCTTGGCTCGTTGATGCTCTTCGACGGGCCGATCCCGGACATGCGGGTGAGTCTTGGAGTGGTTTTGCCGACCGCTGTAGTCGTGGCGATCCTGACCGGGTTCCTCCTCACCCGTGTACTCCGCGCCCACCGCGCCCGACCTCTGACCGGGCGAGAGGGGTTGGTTGGCAATGTGGGGCGGGCAATCAGCGAGTTAACACCGAACGGAAAGGTCGCAGTGCACGGTGAATACTGGGACGGTCGGTCGGTCGGTGAAGCGATAGCGGCCGGAAGTAAAGTGCGCGTGGTTAGGGTACATGATCGCGTGATCGACGTCGTCGCTGTCGGTGATGACGAGGAAGGAAGTGGATGA
- the xerD gene encoding site-specific tyrosine recombinase XerD encodes MARSAEHHLHEYLAHLAVERNLSPRTIESYRRDLLQFMAWLEVQAIDLARVDRTTIRSYLGHRRDQGLSARSSARALSTLRGFFRFLVNTQVQTTDPTANLRSPSLWKTVPHALSSGEIESLLAAPDTSTTLGLRDRAMLETLYATGLRVSELVGLTLERVRLDPGYVRVIGKGRKERLVPLGESAISWIDEYLEHARPDLNSKRLSVLYLNHRGGPLTRQGFWKILRGHAAKAEITSPLSPHVVRHSFATHSVENGADLRAVQMMLGHASLTTTEI; translated from the coding sequence ATGGCTCGTTCCGCAGAACACCATCTCCACGAGTACCTCGCCCATCTGGCGGTGGAGCGAAACCTGAGCCCGCGCACGATCGAGTCCTACCGGCGCGATCTCCTGCAGTTCATGGCGTGGCTCGAGGTGCAGGCCATCGATCTCGCCCGGGTCGATCGCACGACGATTCGCTCCTATCTCGGACACCGCCGCGATCAGGGTCTTTCAGCCCGTTCATCCGCCCGAGCTCTCTCCACGCTGCGCGGCTTCTTCCGGTTCCTGGTCAACACCCAGGTTCAAACCACCGATCCGACTGCCAACCTTCGCTCACCGAGCCTCTGGAAAACCGTGCCCCACGCCCTCTCTTCGGGGGAGATCGAGTCCCTATTGGCCGCACCGGACACCTCCACCACGCTCGGCTTGCGCGATCGGGCCATGCTCGAAACTCTGTACGCGACCGGCTTACGGGTCTCCGAGCTCGTCGGATTGACGCTGGAGCGGGTGCGCCTCGATCCGGGCTACGTGAGGGTGATCGGCAAGGGCCGCAAAGAGCGGCTCGTACCCCTCGGCGAGAGCGCAATCTCATGGATCGATGAGTACCTCGAGCATGCCCGGCCCGACCTCAATTCCAAGCGCCTATCGGTTCTGTACCTCAACCACCGCGGGGGTCCCCTCACCCGCCAGGGCTTTTGGAAGATCCTCCGCGGCCACGCCGCGAAAGCCGAGATTACTTCGCCTCTGAGCCCGCACGTCGTCCGCCACTCCTTCGCCACCCACTCGGTCGAGAACGGCGCCGACTTGCGCGCGGTGCAGATGATGCTCGGCCACGCCTCGCTCACCACCACCGAGATC
- the lipA gene encoding lipoyl synthase, with amino-acid sequence MTFGGRAPGPALPEWIRSRRLRLGELHEIKTRMRSGGLHTVCEEARCPNRSECFSRGTATFLINGRVCTRNCSYCSIAHGRPSPLDPEEAQQLVDAVVEMDLEHVVITAVDRDDLADGGAGGFVSCLRRLNELEKPPTVEVLTPDFRGDTEAVDLIIDAGPDVYNHNVETVPRLYRRVRRSGRYEWAIEVLSRVAERAPEMIRKSGLMVGLGETEEEIVEVLTDLRDAGCQVVTVGQYLRPTPQQIEVARYWKPEEFERLESAGSEIGLEVFAGPFVRSSYRAEEAFLRVVGQG; translated from the coding sequence ATGACGTTCGGCGGTCGTGCTCCCGGGCCGGCGTTGCCGGAGTGGATTCGGTCTCGGCGGCTGCGGCTGGGAGAGCTTCACGAGATCAAAACGCGTATGCGTTCGGGAGGGTTGCACACGGTCTGCGAGGAGGCACGTTGCCCCAACCGATCCGAGTGTTTCTCGCGCGGCACAGCGACCTTTCTGATCAACGGCAGGGTGTGTACGCGCAACTGTTCCTACTGCTCGATCGCCCACGGGCGACCATCACCCCTGGATCCCGAAGAGGCGCAGCAGCTCGTTGACGCAGTCGTGGAGATGGATCTCGAGCACGTCGTCATCACCGCAGTTGACAGGGACGACCTTGCCGATGGTGGAGCCGGTGGGTTCGTGAGCTGTCTTCGCCGCCTGAACGAGCTCGAAAAACCGCCGACAGTGGAGGTTTTGACACCGGATTTCCGTGGCGATACGGAGGCCGTGGATCTGATCATCGATGCCGGTCCGGATGTTTACAACCACAACGTCGAGACTGTACCGCGGCTCTACCGCCGGGTGCGTCGGTCTGGGCGGTACGAATGGGCGATCGAAGTTCTGTCCAGGGTTGCAGAGCGCGCTCCGGAGATGATCCGCAAGTCCGGTCTGATGGTCGGGCTCGGCGAGACCGAGGAGGAGATCGTCGAAGTGCTGACGGACCTTCGCGATGCGGGCTGCCAGGTTGTGACCGTAGGCCAGTATCTTCGGCCGACCCCCCAGCAAATCGAGGTGGCACGCTACTGGAAACCGGAGGAGTTCGAAAGACTCGAATCGGCTGGATCCGAAATCGGGCTGGAGGTATTTGCCGGGCCGTTCGTCCGCTCCTCCTACCGCGCCGAGGAGGCCTTCCTCCGCGTTGTCGGGCAGGGCTGA
- the tmk gene encoding dTMP kinase: protein MSNGYFITFEGGEGTGKSTQLVLLNDWLSTIGHETIVTREPGGTRLAEAVRALLLDPELEPGGLSEIFLLESARHDHVERVIRPGLDDGKVVLCDRFTDSSLVYQGLVRGLGWDEVAALNRLATGGLEPDLTLVFDMDPEAALSRARTRNSEGSSRENRLDDEPAAFHRRVREGFLELAEREPDRVQVVDASGSPEEVFARVHPLLPEALR from the coding sequence ATGTCGAACGGCTATTTCATCACCTTTGAGGGCGGCGAGGGGACCGGAAAGAGCACGCAGTTGGTCCTGCTCAACGACTGGCTGAGCACCATCGGTCATGAGACCATCGTCACCCGTGAACCCGGTGGCACCAGGCTCGCCGAGGCGGTGCGTGCGCTACTCCTCGACCCCGAGCTCGAGCCTGGCGGCTTGAGTGAGATCTTCCTTCTCGAGTCGGCCCGCCACGACCACGTCGAACGGGTGATCCGACCGGGCCTTGATGACGGCAAGGTAGTGCTCTGCGATCGATTCACCGACTCGTCGTTGGTCTATCAGGGCCTGGTTCGCGGCCTCGGCTGGGACGAGGTGGCGGCTCTCAATCGGCTGGCAACGGGCGGGCTCGAGCCGGATCTGACGTTGGTCTTCGACATGGATCCGGAGGCTGCGCTTTCCCGGGCCCGCACCCGGAATTCCGAGGGGTCATCGCGCGAGAACCGGCTCGACGACGAACCAGCCGCGTTCCACCGCCGGGTTCGCGAGGGGTTTCTCGAACTCGCCGAACGTGAACCGGATCGTGTGCAGGTGGTCGATGCGAGCGGTTCGCCGGAGGAGGTGTTCGCGCGCGTCCATCCGCTTCTCCCTGAGGCCTTGAGGTGA
- a CDS encoding DUF58 domain-containing protein, with the protein MAFADSFPGFRLRLTKWGAAFLVACVILGLAAVNTGNNSLMALLGLALGSYVVSGTWSRQVLGAIEAKLFLPPDIHAERPVVVDVELTNTSNVFPAYGLVVRDAGGSVLLKEFLLAGGATRRRSVEISMPRRGWHEIGPWRLEILLPLGFFLKSKSLIQGRRVLVYPKLLASSAASVRRGGGRRSPDALESRGREGDVTQLRDFREGDEVRAMHWKQTARQQHLVVVERQQVAEKPVFYVLDPRVDDPADPHQVDRFERLVSEVATGVVQRLREGVRVGLVVGQLVVPPVRGFRRAPALLRPLAEVEGVAKDGKAPAEMGNGRTIAFGFEGAGSK; encoded by the coding sequence ATGGCGTTCGCCGACTCCTTTCCCGGTTTTCGTCTCCGACTCACGAAATGGGGTGCCGCCTTCCTGGTGGCGTGCGTCATCCTCGGCCTGGCTGCGGTGAACACGGGCAATAACTCGCTGATGGCGTTGCTCGGCCTGGCACTCGGCAGCTATGTGGTGTCTGGGACCTGGTCGCGCCAGGTGCTCGGCGCAATCGAGGCGAAGCTTTTTCTGCCTCCGGATATCCACGCAGAGCGCCCGGTCGTCGTGGATGTGGAACTCACCAACACCTCGAACGTGTTTCCCGCCTACGGACTGGTGGTCCGTGATGCCGGCGGAAGTGTCCTTCTCAAGGAGTTCTTGCTGGCAGGCGGTGCAACGCGGCGGCGTTCGGTAGAAATCAGCATGCCTCGCCGGGGCTGGCACGAGATCGGACCGTGGCGACTGGAAATCCTGCTGCCACTGGGTTTCTTCCTGAAATCGAAGAGCCTGATCCAAGGTCGAAGGGTTTTGGTCTACCCGAAGCTCCTCGCCTCGTCGGCTGCATCCGTGCGTCGCGGTGGTGGGCGGAGGTCTCCGGATGCGCTCGAGTCGCGGGGTCGCGAGGGCGATGTCACCCAGCTCCGTGACTTTCGGGAGGGGGACGAGGTCCGTGCGATGCACTGGAAGCAGACGGCGCGGCAGCAGCACCTGGTAGTCGTTGAACGACAGCAGGTGGCCGAAAAACCGGTCTTCTACGTGCTGGATCCGAGGGTCGATGATCCGGCCGATCCGCACCAGGTCGATCGGTTCGAGCGACTCGTGTCGGAGGTGGCAACCGGGGTCGTCCAGAGACTGCGCGAGGGTGTTCGGGTGGGATTAGTTGTGGGTCAACTGGTCGTACCTCCCGTCCGCGGATTTCGCAGGGCGCCGGCCCTCCTGCGGCCCCTAGCCGAGGTGGAGGGCGTGGCGAAGGATGGAAAGGCGCCTGCCGAGATGGGAAATGGTCGGACTATTGCCTTCGGTTTTGAAGGGGCAGGGTCCAAATGA
- a CDS encoding MoxR family ATPase: protein MNPVSDTILERLERLHESIVRVIRGKTEIVDALIAALLARGHVLLEDVPGVGKTTLAQALARSLDLDFNRIQFTSDTLPSDIIGISVYRQDRGDFEFIPGPLFSNVVLADEINRAAPRTQSALLEAMSEHSVTVEKTRHRLTEPFFVVATQNPVESTGTYPLPESQLDRFLMRLSMGYPGREEERELLRASGAEPELEQLKPVVDAGEVLEMQNLVPEVYVSSVLLDYLLEVVETTRKHPALALGVSTRGCLAWQRSAQALALVRGRAFVLPDDLQDTAEMVLAHRLLHADPLVGDGWERSRSERAVIRAILESIPVPR, encoded by the coding sequence ATGAATCCTGTTTCGGACACCATACTCGAACGCCTGGAACGGCTGCACGAGTCCATCGTGCGCGTCATCCGCGGCAAGACGGAGATCGTCGATGCCTTGATCGCCGCGCTTCTCGCCCGCGGCCACGTGCTCCTGGAAGACGTGCCCGGTGTCGGCAAAACGACCCTGGCGCAGGCCCTCGCGCGCTCGCTCGACCTCGATTTCAACCGTATTCAGTTCACGTCTGACACCCTGCCTTCGGACATCATCGGTATCTCGGTCTACCGGCAGGACCGCGGAGACTTCGAATTCATTCCGGGCCCGTTGTTCTCGAACGTGGTCCTCGCCGACGAGATCAATCGCGCGGCGCCGCGTACCCAGTCGGCGTTGCTCGAAGCCATGAGTGAACACTCGGTGACGGTTGAAAAGACGCGCCACAGGTTGACCGAGCCGTTCTTCGTCGTGGCTACCCAGAACCCGGTCGAGTCGACAGGGACCTATCCTCTTCCGGAGTCGCAGCTCGACCGATTCCTGATGCGATTGTCGATGGGCTACCCGGGGCGCGAGGAGGAGCGCGAGCTGTTGCGGGCGAGCGGTGCGGAGCCGGAACTGGAGCAGTTGAAACCGGTAGTCGATGCGGGAGAGGTCCTCGAGATGCAGAATCTGGTGCCCGAGGTGTATGTGTCCTCGGTGCTCCTCGACTACTTGCTGGAGGTCGTGGAAACAACCCGCAAGCACCCGGCCCTCGCGCTCGGTGTCTCAACGCGGGGGTGCCTCGCGTGGCAGAGATCGGCCCAAGCCCTGGCTCTGGTCAGGGGCCGCGCCTTTGTGTTGCCTGACGATCTTCAGGACACTGCCGAGATGGTGCTCGCCCACCGCCTCCTGCACGCGGATCCTCTGGTCGGCGACGGCTGGGAACGGAGCCGCTCCGAGCGCGCGGTGATTCGGGCGATCCTTGAGTCGATTCCGGTACCGCGATGA
- a CDS encoding DUF3488 and transglutaminase-like domain-containing protein — MTVENYRMLLGCAFLWALLPFPFLYILMPPFWITAAAVALTVVLKPSVSLRPSGLVLNLIGVAVVLLVLVAGGIRVGPLRPLGHLLVLLTSVRVLTVSDRRSFLRALLLVFIVWVVALTSSTHVTVVLYFAASAALWWWIGVTAHLDGLGFATQGRIPAPRIRHVAAAAVVALLLSVPIFMALPRLRSPWIAGRGGVSSVTGFTSHVDLAGVGTIRQSHQVAMVVRSVSGEAISPDWMRLRATALQRVTLDSWAPRGAYQEPKMVNGVIRLHGDDRRLADAAELEIELVRPRRYLFLPEGAVALECPVAVKMDPTGGVVLASRPSGPVTYRVWVARDDPPRFADPPTGNAPAFELDPAVHRLALDVVSESRSDAERAATIEAFLRKNFGYSLSGMTLQRADPVSWFLLHERQGHCEYFAGAMVALLNDVGVPARMVAGYSGGNLSLDGEEAVIRQANAHTWVEAWIGDGDTWSTFDPTPEADIPALARPSGTERIRWAADWVQSTWDRHVLTFGFGEQVQLVTAMTRGFEAVLRPSAWRYAVWILVAIVVLAVGWWATVRRRTPSGRMARTLSGPAADMVDRIARRLERNGLTVPPGATIRWISSAARSEWPGAGAAISDLAWLAERELYARGGPRKSDRASVRNLWKRAQKGMRNTR, encoded by the coding sequence ATGACGGTCGAGAACTACCGGATGTTGCTCGGCTGCGCCTTTTTGTGGGCTCTTCTGCCGTTTCCCTTTCTCTACATCCTGATGCCGCCGTTCTGGATCACGGCTGCCGCGGTGGCTCTGACGGTCGTGCTGAAGCCGTCGGTGAGTCTCCGCCCCTCGGGGCTGGTCCTCAACCTGATCGGGGTGGCGGTTGTTCTGCTGGTCCTGGTCGCCGGCGGCATCCGGGTCGGACCACTGCGACCGCTGGGCCATCTGTTGGTGCTTCTGACCTCGGTCCGCGTACTGACGGTATCGGACAGACGGTCGTTTCTGCGCGCTCTCCTCCTGGTATTCATCGTGTGGGTGGTAGCCCTGACCTCGTCGACTCATGTGACGGTGGTTCTTTACTTTGCGGCCTCGGCAGCTCTTTGGTGGTGGATCGGCGTCACCGCCCACCTCGACGGCCTCGGTTTCGCCACGCAAGGACGGATCCCGGCCCCCAGAATCCGTCACGTCGCGGCAGCTGCGGTTGTGGCGCTACTGCTCTCGGTGCCGATCTTCATGGCCTTGCCTCGGCTGCGATCACCCTGGATCGCAGGTCGCGGAGGTGTCAGCAGTGTCACCGGCTTCACGAGCCACGTGGACCTTGCGGGGGTGGGCACCATCCGGCAATCCCATCAAGTGGCGATGGTGGTCCGATCGGTGTCTGGCGAGGCGATCAGCCCCGACTGGATGCGCCTCAGGGCGACGGCGCTCCAGCGGGTGACCCTTGACTCGTGGGCGCCGCGAGGTGCGTACCAGGAACCGAAAATGGTAAACGGCGTGATCCGATTGCACGGAGACGACCGCCGGCTTGCCGATGCCGCCGAGCTGGAAATCGAGCTGGTTCGGCCGCGGCGCTATCTCTTTCTGCCGGAAGGAGCCGTCGCCCTGGAATGCCCGGTGGCAGTGAAAATGGACCCGACGGGGGGTGTGGTGCTTGCGTCTCGCCCGTCCGGGCCGGTGACCTACCGGGTGTGGGTGGCTCGAGATGACCCGCCGAGGTTTGCCGACCCCCCGACTGGAAATGCCCCTGCATTCGAGCTCGACCCAGCCGTTCACCGGCTCGCATTGGATGTTGTCAGCGAGAGCCGGTCGGACGCAGAACGTGCGGCGACGATTGAAGCGTTCCTGAGAAAGAATTTCGGTTATTCATTGAGCGGGATGACCCTGCAACGTGCCGATCCTGTGTCGTGGTTCCTGCTGCACGAGCGACAGGGCCACTGCGAGTACTTTGCCGGAGCCATGGTGGCCCTGCTCAACGATGTCGGCGTGCCGGCGAGGATGGTCGCAGGGTATAGCGGCGGGAACCTTTCCCTCGACGGTGAAGAGGCCGTCATTCGGCAGGCAAACGCGCATACCTGGGTCGAGGCCTGGATCGGCGACGGCGACACCTGGTCCACCTTCGATCCCACGCCCGAGGCAGATATCCCGGCGCTCGCAAGACCGAGCGGGACTGAGCGGATCCGCTGGGCTGCGGATTGGGTGCAGTCTACATGGGACCGACATGTACTGACCTTCGGTTTCGGCGAGCAGGTGCAACTGGTGACGGCGATGACACGAGGGTTCGAGGCGGTGCTCCGACCTTCGGCCTGGCGATACGCGGTGTGGATCCTGGTCGCGATAGTCGTCCTTGCCGTCGGGTGGTGGGCGACGGTCAGGCGCCGGACGCCGTCGGGCCGAATGGCAAGAACACTTTCGGGGCCGGCGGCGGATATGGTGGACCGGATTGCGCGCCGTCTCGAACGGAACGGCCTCACGGTGCCACCCGGTGCGACGATTCGTTGGATCTCGAGCGCAGCGCGGAGCGAGTGGCCGGGCGCTGGCGCAGCGATCAGCGACCTGGCTTGGCTGGCGGAAAGAGAGCTCTATGCCCGTGGAGGACCGAGGAAATCGGATCGCGCTTCGGTTCGAAACCTGTGGAAGCGCGCGCAAAAGGGCATGCGCAACACACGCTGA
- a CDS encoding SPOR domain-containing protein, giving the protein MSRSYYVIELSARWLTVLLIALALVMVLAFALGYGAAWSVLSSSETGGEEMTALQAAATPTDIPEVVIPTTVARATEPPKPTSTPTSTATPLPPTPTRPAPTAVQASSDFFVQVLASARRESVEAARKKLEGLGFPRDHQHLITVQDAGAPTLFKIRLGPFPDRSSADRVAQRMSAAGFPDAWVVVP; this is encoded by the coding sequence ATGAGTCGTAGCTACTACGTCATCGAGTTGAGCGCACGTTGGTTGACCGTGCTCCTGATCGCGTTGGCGTTGGTCATGGTCCTGGCCTTCGCGCTCGGCTACGGGGCAGCCTGGTCAGTGTTGAGTTCCAGCGAGACCGGTGGGGAGGAGATGACCGCCCTGCAGGCGGCCGCGACGCCAACCGACATCCCCGAGGTCGTGATACCCACCACCGTGGCTCGAGCCACCGAACCACCGAAACCGACATCGACTCCGACGTCAACAGCGACACCGCTGCCCCCGACTCCGACCCGGCCGGCACCGACCGCAGTTCAGGCATCGTCTGATTTCTTCGTGCAGGTGTTGGCGTCCGCCAGGAGAGAGTCCGTGGAAGCGGCGCGAAAAAAACTCGAAGGACTCGGCTTTCCTCGCGATCACCAGCACCTGATCACAGTGCAGGATGCCGGTGCGCCGACCCTTTTCAAAATCCGGTTGGGACCGTTCCCGGACCGATCCTCTGCCGACCGTGTGGCGCAACGGATGAGTGCCGCCGGGTTCCCCGACGCCTGGGTCGTCGTCCCATGA
- a CDS encoding sodium:solute symporter family protein: protein MNETLLSWVLLIAYAAVIIFLAWRNRRRASDIKSFSVGSRSVPPFFVGLSLAANMTSVATFVINPGLIHAYGWSGVVGYGMAAPLGIFIGLVVTSKRFRRVGDRFTVLTVPQWLGERYGDRRLTVFFAIASMLQVTFLVLIVTALVLVLMSVLQIGMWPALLMVVIFTFGYILFGGASLHVWSNSLQAMTMLAVAVILVVSGAALFGDGLSGFFGQLDAVAPHYGSMTNPQSLLFRDLFEVVVANFVIGLAIIMQPHIISKSLYLRSERDVNTYLVTAMVAGTIFTAVLLVGLYARIELGGDLPPDRVVATYIASSFTPGLRAFIMVGVLAAGFSTLEGVILALSTIFGNDFFGTIARSRGVDEDRLRGQLLQVGRIFLVALAPITLVLAWRQIVAPSLSVAIFAQNGIYGLFAATFAPVLFGIFSKRATAPLAFLSAISALIVHFGMYYGGITPYHNNPAVPATCALAVSTLILGVGVLAARGRAGTASGGNGLSTSGVDT from the coding sequence TTGAACGAGACATTATTGTCCTGGGTTCTTTTGATCGCGTACGCGGCTGTGATCATCTTCCTCGCCTGGCGAAACCGCAGACGGGCATCAGACATCAAATCCTTTTCGGTCGGCAGTCGGAGTGTGCCGCCATTCTTCGTGGGGCTTTCACTGGCAGCCAACATGACGTCGGTCGCCACCTTCGTCATCAACCCCGGGTTGATCCACGCCTACGGGTGGTCGGGCGTTGTCGGTTACGGCATGGCAGCACCGCTCGGAATATTCATCGGCCTGGTCGTGACCAGTAAGCGGTTCCGCCGGGTTGGCGACCGTTTCACCGTATTGACGGTGCCGCAGTGGCTGGGCGAGCGTTACGGAGACAGGCGATTGACAGTCTTCTTTGCCATCGCCAGTATGCTGCAGGTCACCTTTCTGGTCCTCATAGTCACCGCCCTGGTGCTGGTCCTGATGAGCGTGTTGCAGATCGGGATGTGGCCGGCGCTGCTGATGGTCGTGATTTTCACCTTCGGCTACATACTTTTCGGCGGCGCCAGCCTCCACGTCTGGTCGAACAGTCTGCAGGCGATGACGATGCTGGCGGTTGCGGTGATCCTGGTGGTGTCTGGCGCGGCGCTCTTCGGTGATGGTCTGTCGGGTTTCTTCGGCCAACTCGATGCCGTGGCGCCTCATTACGGCAGCATGACCAACCCTCAGAGCCTGCTCTTCCGAGATCTCTTCGAAGTCGTTGTCGCCAATTTTGTCATTGGTCTCGCCATCATCATGCAACCACACATCATCTCGAAATCGCTTTACCTGCGGTCGGAGCGAGACGTCAACACCTATCTCGTCACCGCCATGGTGGCTGGCACGATATTCACAGCCGTATTGCTGGTCGGGCTCTACGCGCGAATCGAGCTCGGTGGCGACCTGCCACCGGACCGGGTGGTTGCGACCTACATCGCCTCCAGCTTCACCCCCGGCTTGCGGGCGTTCATCATGGTCGGGGTGCTGGCAGCGGGATTCTCGACCCTCGAGGGCGTCATCCTCGCCCTGTCGACGATCTTCGGCAATGATTTCTTCGGGACTATCGCCAGGTCGCGCGGCGTGGACGAGGACCGCTTGCGCGGTCAGCTCCTGCAGGTCGGCAGGATATTCTTGGTGGCCCTCGCGCCGATCACTCTCGTTCTGGCGTGGCGGCAGATCGTCGCGCCTTCACTCTCGGTGGCGATCTTCGCCCAAAACGGTATCTACGGCCTGTTTGCCGCCACCTTCGCTCCAGTTCTGTTCGGGATTTTCTCCAAACGCGCTACGGCGCCGCTCGCCTTCCTCTCTGCGATCTCAGCCCTGATCGTTCACTTCGGCATGTATTACGGCGGCATCACTCCCTATCACAACAACCCGGCGGTGCCGGCGACCTGTGCGTTGGCGGTCAGCACGCTCATCCTCGGCGTTGGTGTTCTGGCAGCTCGTGGTCGGGCTGGAACAGCTTCCGGCGGGAACGGGTTATCTACTTCGGGAGTAGACACATGA